One region of Oryza glaberrima chromosome 7, OglaRS2, whole genome shotgun sequence genomic DNA includes:
- the LOC127779661 gene encoding pentatricopeptide repeat-containing protein At3g46790, chloroplastic-like, producing MRPLPPAVAARLAAVRADPAAVPLPFFNSLLSALASSHAHLPLHLFRRLLLPRRRPDAFTLSSLAASLLPPAHSPSASVTAAAAAAAWCLHAFSLRLGLLRADPVLANSFLLLYLRAASPGLARRLFDEMPARTASTYNTLISHSPPGVDVWPVVRHMVEDGCVPDRFTVSSILPACESERRGRELHCFALKSGMCGAGDFHVGSSLVSMYFRVGQPGHARRVFDGMEQRNVVSWTAMVGGFTESGMFEDAVDAFRAMWVIGAVLPNRIALISVLSAVEALTDLAAGKQVHGFAVRMGLSGEVSLNNALIVMYVKCGVLWYARQIFDDGRWCKDVISWCSMIQGYGLHGKGAEAVALFDQMHISGVKPDSITGLGALSACSRAGLVFKGLEIYNSLVKDYGVHPTEEMSACIVDLLGRSGMINQALDFIKSMSIEPGPSVWGALLDASIVHNNKEIQDLSCRYLLRLEEGNPSNLVSVSNLHAFEGSWNIVEHVRAKIKQGALKKIPGFSWINPT from the coding sequence ATGCggcctctcccgccggccgtggcggcgcgcctcgccgccgtccgcgccgacCCAGCCGCCGTCCCGCTCCCGTTCTTCAactccctcctctccgcgctcgcctcctcccacgCCCACCTCCCGCTCCAcctcttccgccgcctcctcctcccgcgccgccgccccgacgCCTTCAcgctctcctccctcgccgcctctctcctcccgccggcccactctccctccgcctccgtcaccgccgccgccgccgccgccgcctggtgcCTCCACGCCTTCTccctccgcctcggcctcctccgcgccgacCCCGTCCTCGCCaactccttcctcctcctctacctCCGCGCCGCGTCGCCAGGCCTCGCGCGCAggctgttcgacgaaatgcccgCGCGCACCGCCTCCACCTACAACACCCTCATCTCGCACTCGCCCCCGGGTGTCGACGTCTGGCCCGTCGTGCGGCACATGGTCGAGGACGGGTGCGTGCCGGACCGGTTCACGGTCTCGTCGATCCTGCCAGCGTGCGAGTCCGAACGCCGGGGCAGGGAGCTTCATTGCTTCGCTCTGAAGAGTGGGATGTGCGGGGCAGGCGATTTCCATGTTGGGAGCAGCCTCGTGTCAATGTACTTCAGGGTTGGCCAACCAGGACATGCACGCCGGGTTTTCGATGGGATGGAGCAGAGGAATGTGGTTTCTTGGACCGCAATGGTTGGAGGGTTCACAGAGAGCGGGATGTTTGAGGATGCCGTGGATGCTTTCCGGGCAATGTGGGTGATCGGTGCTGTTCTGCCAAACAGGATTGCGCTGATTAGTGTGCTCTCAGCTGTGGAGGCCCTCACAGATTTGGCTGCTGGGAAACAGGTGCATGGCTTTGCGGTCAGGATGGGATTGTCTGGGGAAGTATCCCTGAACAATGCTTTGATTGTTATGTACGTCAAATGCGGGGTCTTGTGGTATGCACGGCAGATCTTTGATGATGGTAGATGGTGCAAAGATGTGATCTCGTGGTGTTCGATGATTCAGGGGTATGGCCTTCATGGGAAGGGTGCAGAAGCAGTTGCCCTGTTTGATCAGATGCATATTTCTGGGGTTAAGCCAGACAGCATAACTGGCTTGGGTGCGCTTTCAGCTTGTTCTAGGGCAGGGTTGGTATTTAAGGGCCTTGAGATATACAACTCTCTGGTGAAGGATTATGGAGTTCATCCAACTGAGGAGATGTCTGCTTGCATAGTTGATTTACTTGGTCGATCGGGGATGATTAATCAGGCCTTGGACTTTATAAAGTCAATGAGTATAGAGCCAGGCCCTAGTGTCTGGGGAGCACTTCTGGATGCCTCCATTGTTCACAATAACAAAGAAATTCAAGATTTGTCCTGCAGATACCTTCTTAGACTGGAAGAAGGGAACCCATCTAATCTTGTCTCAGTATCTAATCTGCATGCCTTTGAGGGAAGCTGGAATATTGTCGAACATGTGAGGGCTAAGATTAAACAAGGGGCATTGAAGAAGATCCCTGGTTTTAGTTGGATAAATCCTACATAA